GCAAGGTAGGACAAAAAACCATCCTGGAAGAACGTCCCAAGCTTGCATCTCTCACGAGTTCAATGCACAGTCCTGTACGCACACGAACATAAGCAACACTTGCCTAATCCACAATTGTTTGTTTATATGCCAGGTAAACTTACACAAGAGTGAGTTTCTTCTGTACCTATCTGCACCTAAAAATTCGCTTCCTATCCACCCCTTTGAACCCTGAGTGGACATGCACTGCCAGTTTAATACATTAGTCACACGAAGGCATGTCTGATGGCTAGAGACCAAGTTCGACCAAAGACTTCCAGGATTACAGCGTGAAATTCCCTGGTCTCCAGCACCCCTCTCCTCCGGCCCTGCACAGACGCCGGCAGCCGGCGTGCCAGCCGGCTGCCCCGACGTTCATTGTCGCAGCTCAccctccagcccagcaaagccctcgCTTTAGCAGGCTGCTGGCCAGGTCCGTTACTGACACTGCGCCGAGTTGTGCCAAAGCCAATCAATCCCTGTGTTTCCTCTCAAAGTCTTTGCAGCGGCTGTCAAGAACTCGATTGATTACAGAGAGTTCATCTGCATCTTTACTATGCCTAAATCAGAGAAGGCAACTGAACCCAAAATTCAGAGCAACTCATCCACTTACCATAGATGTAAAGGCTTTATCTACAACCAAATCACTGACCGACAGTTCTGCGCTTGCACCAGGTTTCCCAAGTGCATGAGAACAGGGCCTTCATCAAACCACATATTTCATAGCTCCCAAAGACCAAGAACGGGCCTCCAGTCCTTACAGACCCagcaaataccattttttttgtttgctattttAATGCACATTATACATAAATGTGTGGAGTTATTTAACTTGTTACTGCAAACTGTTTCAACACGTGTTAAACTTGTTCAGGGTATCCTTTGGGATCAGTCAGGAGATGGGTGGTTGAGCAGCTGTTGGCAAATACCTTTCAGCAGAAGGAAGGGTATTAACTGGAATTTCAATCTGTAACACTGCTTCATTTGTTCGATACGATCTTGTGTTGCTCAAGCCTTCATGACGAATTACGAAGGCCTGGATGAAAGCTGCCCCAGCAGGACTCCAGACACACAAACCATAAAGATGTATCTAAATGTGTATAGATTTGGGGAGATAATTCAGTCTAGATTAAGAACAGTATTAGAATTTTGCTCTTTTTATCATAAACAGACTTCTATAACACAATAAAAACTCAGGACCTCCTTTTCCAGATGACTGTGAATGGAAAACAGGTGAAAGCACCACATAGAGAAGATTccttgcctcctctgccccttgcAGTTGCTGAGAATTTCAGTACATTATGCACCCTCTAACACAGAGTACTCTAAAGTCTTGGAGAGTAAAATAGTTACAAAAATAAAGAGtctgaaaggaagaataaaataacATCATGACAAAAGATAAAGCATTGATCAGAAATAAACGTTTTTTATGATTGCAACTGCTACAATAGAAAGAGTTTCTCAATCCATCCATGGAGTCGCTTGTGAAATAGCTAACTGATCAGCTAGCGcagaacccagcacggacacagcATTCTGACAGCTGGAAGAGTCCAGAGACACACTCAAAAACCAAAGCCATTCAGGGCAAAGCTCTGAAGCAAACAGAAGGCTGCAGAGTCTGGCTGCAGCAGCGCAGTCATGTTTCTCCGGCACACCTGAAAGGCGAACCGCAGAACTCGTGTGGGAGACTAGACAGCCAAACCTTGGAGATCAGAGAGGAGATACCAGGCTAAGCAAGCAGTGATGAAAGCAAACGTGAAGATTTCAGCAGAATGGGAGCTGATGTATTCTCACATGGGGAAGCTGATACCGAGGGAGCAACAGGCAGTCATGTATATGAACTCGGGAGACGAAAGCATCACGAGGCCAAGGAGGACATCATCGTTAcagcagagggaactggacagtcGTAATCGAAAAGAGACAAGGGTTATGTTTGCTCTGTTAAAGCTGAGAGAATTAGTCCACCAGAAGATGCTTAGCACCACCACAGAAGAGGTAGCTGCAGACAAAGTTCACCACTCCAGTCtgtccctgggcagctgggatgCATTCCACCAGTTCAAACTGTCTGGAACTTCAGCAGCAGAGATGAGATTTTAGAACAACCTCCAGCCTGCAGTTAATAGGGATCAGTAGGAAAACAGTTACATGAGCAAATACACAAATACCACCATTATACACCCTTTCAACAATACAACATCTCCAGGTACAAAGTAGAAAACATAGTTCCAGTTCAACTACCCGTATTTCCATTAAGTGCATATTTCCAGTTCCATAagtctaaataaatattttcacaagGGAAGTCAGAAAGTAGTAACAGGAGATTATCTATTCCGGAGGTAGATGCAATTTAGCGGTAAAAAGCTATCCCCTGACACAGTAGAACAAGGAAGCCTTTAAAAAATTCTTCACGTGGTTATCACTTTACTGCTCAAGCAAAGGGAAGTATGTGAATTGCTTCACACTAACCAGCACAAACAAGCATTTCTTTAGAAGGCTCGCTGATTTGGCACGCTGTATTTGTCAAATGGTTTAAAGATAACAGCACAGGCTAAAAAAATTCATCGTTCACATAAGCAAATTCCACCTCAAAGGACATCTAAGCACAACCCCTTCTCTCCCCCACCACAGAAGGCCACCTCTAAAACAGAAGGCAGCAATTTTCCAAGAATGCTGCGAAGGGGTTTATCTCAGTAAGAATTCTCAAGCGTTGAAGGAGCCAAAATattgctcattttcttttcaagttgCAGCCCAAATCTGTTATTGTTACCACAAGGACTTTCAGGCTACTGACGCACAGAGATCAGCAACTCACAACTCAGATTGGCGATAGCCTCACATTACGAGTCTAAtattttctccatctgtctcccaAACATTAGAGGGTAACTCCCTTATCAAACGTACTGGTGcatggaagggaaaaataaaacgcACCAGAGCCACAAAGTAATTTACTAATCACAAGCAATCCATGTGATTTATGCCCAAATTGGTCTCCAAACACCATGTCCAATACATCAAAAAGGTTTTCATCTTGACACTTGAGCATGACTTCACATTAGTTATCCCAAGCGTCAAGGTGCCATTATTGCCTGCGGATGGGGCAGAAAAAAGAATGACTTATTAATAGAACTGCCTGGGAAACAGGAAGTTTATTTGGTTTTCCTAAAATTACACAATGCGGAAGTTTTCTAGCCAGCTCTCCGAGGACTGTTCCCACAAGTTTAACTGGAACTTAAGAGCACTGAACTCTGCATCCTCATTCTTAACAGACGCTTTTTACACTGCTGAAGGGGATGCTCTGCAGTACCAACAATGCTTCACCATCTCTATTCATGAGACCAGGCGCTTCCTGCGCggcagaagagaaggcagaggaagcGGAGGGCTGAGGAACAATACTgacagagcagggcttcagcagAAGGACAGGATTGTTAAGCAGCATCCAGACAGCGCTTCCCTCCGACAGAGCAGTTCCAGTCCTTGCAGAATGGTTCCTCTCTGCCGCTCCCACCGCGCGGCAAGCAAAGAAACTAGCTGCTGGGAAGTAAAAACGCATTTTGTTTTACGGTGCATCCTCGTAGCCTGGAAAGCATCAGGCTGGACTGAGTAACATGCCCGGGAAGAAAAGGGAATGCAAACAGAGACAGGCATGCAGGCGTGAGCACAGAACGTTCTGGTGGATGAGAGGCTTTTGCCAGAGGCAAAGGATTCGGCACCCACGGGTGGCAGCAGGTCAGCATTTCACAGGGCATGCACAGGTGATTTATATGGTATAATCAGATTCCATTATCAAAACACACGCTGCAGAAAGTCACCATGGCATTAACGTTATTTTTAGAAACAGCACGACACTCATGAGATCCTCACACTGCCAAAGAACTCTCATACTTTACAGCAGCAAGGAAGATGCCAACCAGAAAGAAATGTTAGAAGTTAAGAAGTTGGAGATTCAAAATTAGAAAGAAACTAACAACTCTGAAAAGGATGGGTACATGCAATTAAAGCACTCAAACCAATCGGGGCACCACTCCCAGAACAGGGAGAGGATAAGAACTGTCATTTGAATTAGATGTCTCTTCAGTGACTCAGAAGTTATCCTTAAACTCTGCTGCCTTCCTGCAGGACTGAGGTACTCCGAGGTGGCACATCCCTGACCGCACCCCATGCATTCATCTCCTATCCTCCCAAGATACTCAGCTTTTTTATGGTCCTGCACATAAAACAAGAGGCCGGGCAGGGACAAACTGTGCACCCAGGACAAACCCATTACTCTGATTGGCACAGACGTAAATTACACCAATAACAGTTAAACAGAGCCACACCAAGTTGAACCCTGAAGCCTACAATTGACAGTGCACAGCATCACAGAGCTGCGTGACCACAAACGGGCACAGCTCTGGATGCTGAAGTAGAAAGTCAGTGCGCTGCGCATCGTGTGTACGCCGTGTGCCAACTGTACAAATACAGCCGCCTTCCTATGCTGTCAGCTACTTCAAACCCCTTAAACCAGACAAGTTAATGTGGCACGCGTAAGCCATCTTGGCCAAGCACCTTGCGTAGCAGCGCGGCGCCAAACAGCCCAACGCGAGGCAACGCAACGCTGCAGCGAGAACCGCACGGCAACCTGACGGCGCCCAACCCTTCCAAAAACTCTTTCGCAAATTCAGGTCCGCACGGAAGCTTCCTACTCCTCGGACCCGGAGAAAGAGGATTTCCTCCTACGGTTCTTCCCGGCCCAGCAGCGAGTTTCCACTCTTCACGACCCGCCGTTAGTACCGCACATGCTGGCGGCAGCAAGCTGACCGCGCCGGGTTCCGTGCCCAAGCCAGCGGGGTTGCTTTTCGGGGAGCACCCAGAAGCGGAGCCGCGGTGCCTCCCCTCACCCGAAGGCCCGCTCGCGCCCGGGCTCCTCCCGGTAACGGGACGCCAGGGCCGGCACGCAGGAACCTCCCTCGCCCGCCGCTCACCAGCAGGTCCAGCTCGGTGCGGTGCAGCCCGAGGCGGCCCAGGCCCACAGCCAGGTCGTGGATGCAGAGCGCGCCGTCGCGGTTCACGTCGAGCTTCTGGAAGAGGGCGCGGAGGCGCCGGTCCTGCTCGGAGGCCTCGCACAGAGCCGGCCCGCAGGggcccgcgctcccgccgccgccgccctccgccgggccgggcgccgcggCCCGCGGGGAGCCGCAGGGGCAGAGGACGCCGCTCACCACCGGGGAGGCCAGGGAGCGCCGCGCCCCCGGCATGGTCCCACCGCCCGCTCCGCTCCGACGCCGGCAAATGGCGGCGCTTCCGCCTTCGAGCCATGCGTCACAGACCGCGGCCGCCACGTGACGGGCCCCGCCGACCAATGGCAGCAGCCCGCGCGCCGGCGTCCGCCAGCACGCCTCCGCCCACACCCCCGGCCTCCACGCGCTCCGGCGGGGTGGGCGGGAGCTGACGTCAGAGGGACGCCATCCCCTTCACCAATCGGAAGGAAACACCGCCAGCAGCAGAAGGGGACAGTACAAGCGCCTGGAGACAACTCCCATTggtgaaaatccgggggagaggCGGGGATAAAGGCACAACATCTCCAATCAGCTAGGGAACTGGGAGTCAGTTTGAGCTTGACGGACGTGCCGTGTGTCCGGTAGCTTCCAAAGCAGAGGGCGCTCTGTGTTGATGGACGGGAGAAGTACCCAATAGAATTAGAGCGGGGAAATCCATGGGCGGGCCCAGTCCCCTCACAGGCCTCACGCAGGCCCAGTGGCCTGAGCAAGCGGCTAGGCGGGGCCGCCTCTTGGTCCCCCCCGATGGGCAGCGCTGCTGGCCAATGACAGCGCGGCGCTGCCGGCGGGAGGCCAGACCTCCGCCTGATGGGCAGGCAGACTACCCAATCAGGCGAGGCAGGAAAGGGGGCTGATTCTGGAAGCCATTACGCCAGTGTCGCAGGGTGGAGGCCGTTGAGCGGGGTTTGCTGGGTGGCTGCGGTACGCAATTTGCGTATCGTTGGCGGTGCCaagggggcagcgggggggggcacGACGGATACCTCCGGGCCCCGAGGGGCCTCGGGGCCCCCCTGTTGTCCCTGGCCCCGGGGGTGAGCAGGCCTGGGGGGGCCCTGCCGCCCCTcggccctccccagcctcccccaggccCCCCCGGGCTCGGGCAGCCCCCCCTTGGCCCTCAGgtgtcccccagtgccccctcccCGACCCCTCACGGCCATGGCGTCGCCCCCGGCGCCCCCAGCCAAGAAGCGGAAGATGAACTTCTCGGAGCGGGAGGTGGAGATCATCGTGGAGGAGCTGGAGCGAGGCAAGCACCTCCTCATCAACCACTTCAACGCGGGCGTGCCGCTGGCCGCCAAGGCCGCTGCCTGGCACGACATCCTGCGCCGCGTCAACGCCGTCGCCACCTGCCACCGCGAGCTGCCCGAGGTCAAGAAGAAATGGTCCGACCTCAAGACCGAGGTGCGACGCAAAGTGGCCCAAGTCCGGGCTGCCATGGAAGGGGGAGGCGAGAGCCAGAACGGCAACGGCAACGGACCGGAGAGCGAAGACCCGACGGGCGCTGCAACCGCCCCGGTTATCCTTACCCCCATGCAGCAACGCATCTGCAACCTGCTGGGAGAAGCCACCATCATCAGCCTGCCGAGCGGGGACTGCAGCGCGGGTGACGGGACCGAGATACCCATCACCGCGTCAGCCACCACGGTCACCCTGACCCAGAGTGAGTGCTGCGCCTGCTGAAGACACTG
This genomic stretch from Opisthocomus hoazin isolate bOpiHoa1 chromosome 19, bOpiHoa1.hap1, whole genome shotgun sequence harbors:
- the NAIF1 gene encoding nuclear apoptosis-inducing factor 1; translated protein: MASPPAPPAKKRKMNFSEREVEIIVEELERGKHLLINHFNAGVPLAAKAAAWHDILRRVNAVATCHRELPEVKKKWSDLKTEVRRKVAQVRAAMEGGGESQNGNGNGPESEDPTGAATAPVILTPMQQRICNLLGEATIISLPSGDCSAGDGTEIPITASATTVTLTQIPAETTYHSLEDGVVEYCTTEAPTTVTTEAPLEMMAHQHEVSAKPQELKSRIALNSAKLLQEQRVTNLHVKEIAQHLEQQNDLLQMIRRSQEVQACAQERQAQAMEGTQAALSALIQVLRPMIKDFRRFLQSNTPSPSVTADPSQTGQQDGMIQ